TCCGAGTCAAGGATTTCTATTCTAATGTAAAGATCTGTCATCGAGCTTCTGCCTAACATTTTAGAATAATTAAATGTGTATGTTTTCTATTTGGTTGATAACATACTTGATGAATGGCTTGAAACTCTTgatattagaactcttcgatgtcGAATGCTAAAAAACGtaaatataattgaattatgttgATGTAAATTGAATAATTGGCCATGTGTTCAATAGGTATACCATAGTGTGGTGTTGAATTTCCTTACGATCATATTTATGTAGTAGataaatttgaattgttgttGTGGTGGATCGAGCTccataaattatttaaatatgcgGATAACCCACTTTAAGGAGACTATCTCAGACTTATACAACCGATCAAAGTTGAACACGAATGAtcgatactaattgaaattacaTTGGATGCTTTGTACGTAATGTTGATTTGGTTGGGGTCCTTCGTAGTCAATCGCATTAGTCTAATATAGACTCGATCATTCTTATACTtgataattatataatatttaatagaatctgggataccacaattaccattgatttagtatactcataaccattagtgcgttTACGATCACACAAAGACTCATAAGCCGAgcattgtggtatgggacaccgtgttcgagttgtcggcctatgctagggtaacgagcctccccgaagtgactagtgagcactgaTAAATGTAATAGAATGTTATTCGAACGGCCCTCGTCAAATTAACCAGTCAATAGTTTTGTATTATCGTTCCGTTCGAACAACCGAGTGTGAATGAGATTGGGTGACGAGTCATTCCCTCTGTATTGATTTAGTTTTGAGTGATAAGCATACACCTCTAAATTGAGTGTTCATACTCAATGTTGGGTGACGGCCTGTACCGTATTAATCCCTTAATTTGGATCAAGGAACACTAGCGAGGAGTTGTCACATGCTACAACAAGCCACGTGATCCAGCTAATGACTCATGATATAACGGTGATATCCTAGTTTTGTTAGTCTGCTATATAAATTAAAACcaataatcacttggctaatcatgcatatcctaAGATAGGTTTCAATTTGTTATaggagtcgcttgtgaggaaaTTTTGGTATTTATGAAATAAGCGTTAAAGTTTATTGTGAGAGTGTGGTAGATTGTAAGGAGCATACATCATTTCATCATAGCATTAATATTCTTACCAACTAGATTGAGAAACTGTTTGTTTATTATGGCATCATTACTTGCATTCAgttgtgttgataacatgtgtaacttgctTAGTATCTATGCGTTAAAGGTAATATGCTTAAGTGTACTACATGCATGAATATATATTCGTTGTCAATCTGTTATTCAGTAAAATGTCTCAAGTAAAAATCTTAGaaatatttcttcactatgttgccATTTGATGCCTCATATTTGACATAAGTAGATAACTTACGAATAGGACCAGTCGTTGGTGCGCTCGAGGCGCCCGGTAGATCTTTAGTTTCTTCCCGCTGGGTAGTTATTTTTTTGTTCCTTTTGCAATGATTGTGATTCGTATAATTCTCATATGAGTGGTCACAACTTTTGGAACTGTAACTTTTGGGTGGTAGCCCTATATTTTCGAATTTAGATATCTCTAACTCTATTTGGTTCCGCTAAGTTGAAATGCAttactctgattatttgtgtataaaataaatataaatctgAATAAGGACAAAGTATATTTTTTGTTAGGATAACAGATTAGAGTCTCCGTACTCAGGTGCCGATTTTTGGAAGGTTACAAGGGTTGACCCGATTTCGAAATAagcttgacccgaactcaacccgactcggtaccgagttcagcatgcctgacctgatccAAGTCCGGGTCTAGCCTGGATTAATCCGAACTGAGTCCGACCCGATCACAAGTACCAAGTCAGGTCGAGTCGGGTGCGATGGGTATCCAAGGGCTAAAATCACAACTGAAAACCTAGGTGCACTTGTcaaaattgcagcctctccatcagttACACATCTCATATTTGAAAGGTCAGAtctaaatttattttaatataaaTGTACCAGTCGAgttagtaccgagttggattttgggtcgagttgagttactaccgagttggatttcgagtcgagtcaagtcgagttactaggtgatccgaacttgactcagtttgagATCGGATTGGAGGAAGTCAACTCAGTTcggatcaactcacccactcaGTTTGGATGGAGTCGGGTCCAAACAAATCAGACGAGTCGAGTTTGTTGATTCaagtcgtcccgtgcccagctctacttaaAAGGGCCACAATGCAACCAAGCAGCCCACGCACATGCACCGTACTACACACCTCGTTGgaccacttgttttttttttttgttgaaccATCATTTACTTAATGAAATCTTAAGTAATAATTATATAAGAAAGATATTACAAAAATCACATTTCAAATCTGCTTTCGATATAGACAAGTTTTCAATACAGAAATTTTAAAAAGTAAATTAACATTGAGTATGATTTTAGTTAAGAAGTTGTACCAAAACCAACTAAATAATAGATAAACatgtagcattttgtgtggcagGTGAGATTGTGATCTGAATCGATGTAATAAGATCTCAGCCCACCTCTGGCTCATCCACTACAGGCAAGATGACAAGGCAAAATCCATCATGGTAGATGGCATTTTAGCTGGCTAATGCAATATATAGAAAGCACTGTCAGCGTCGGCCAGGGTCCCACCGACTTGTCTGACTCCGATTGAGGTGATGGGTGCATGGACCTGTCCGAGTGGTGTGATAAGGGCCCACCTCTGTCATCCCAACTCTGTGGTGTGGGGCCCAGACGTATCAATAATGCCACCACCAACGGCACTGGCACCAACAGCTACTATATGTTACTAAGTAGTAAGAATTGCAGTGGCATTGAGAGTCACTGTTGTAGAAAAAGGCAAAGGGAGTTGATGGCGAAGGGATTGTGATGATGTTAGGTTTTTGTTTAGATCATAAAGgacaaagctttggtgggccacacactgacCTGTTCTTCTCCTCAGCCGTCCAAAGTGCCGTGAGCTCTTTTCTCAACACCCAATTGGATTAGATTAATAGATTAGTGTATGATCCCCCAACAATCAGGAGGAGGTCTCAAAACAACCAGTTGTACTTTAAGTTACAGTACACCAACTGTATAACTTCAAACCTTTCATTCCTGTgcgaaatccaacctattcaatagGTTGGAACTAGCATGGGGACCACCTGTAGTAAAATTCAACTACATCTACTGGTTGAAAGGCTGATTCTTATATTTTCTATTTCTCAAAGTATCaaattattttctttggtgtggtccatctgattatAATATGGGGATAATTTTTGAGTAAATGATTATCACCATGGATACAACATATTGGAACGGttggattttatataaaaataatatgttAAAAGTAATTCTTTGGGTGGACGAAAGCTTGTGGTCCAACTGGATGAACTTGAGCCTTCTCAACAATGAGTTAGATGCATAATGCATGTAATCTTCAATTGATGTTTGCTAAGTACACGCGCGCGTGGGATCCGTACACATCCACTCGCGGGGATCATGTGTCAGAAGATGACGTGTTTGTGATATCAGAGCTACCCATCTGGTGAGCTATACCGTTTGTATATCCTGGGTCATTCCACGCTCCAGATGGGCTACAGTATATCAAAATAGATGAGTGGATGGAAAAAGATTTGCAGCCGTTGATCTACTTTTTAACACTGTGGCCGTGAAACTATCTGATTTTTATGGATAATATCTAAACAAATTTCCAACCTCATAGAAAGCCCAGATTTCATATGCGTTTCATATTTGCACGTGTGACCGCGTGTGTATGGGTTCCGGTTCTACGCGCGTGCGGAATTAGGATGACACATACCTTCAATGATTGAGGGGATTTCGTAAGTGGCTTTTAGTTTGTACTAGTGGAGCTGTGGGAcagtgatccgaaccgttgatttgatggacctcactatggatggatcatatactgaaaatcctctcgtacaaaaaaaataaataaataaataaaatcctaacTCTTCAATAGTTGGACAATTAGTATACGTTtaggaaagaaaataaataaaccgCACATTCATCCAACTAAAAGCAAAATAATCTACGGCTCAGATTTTTCCTTCTTGGGGCCGTTACACGGTGAGGCCCATCATCTCAACGGGGTGTTTGGCGcaaggtattagatgggattgggtgggatggaattgaagattagatggaattgcattaggtcttgtgccaattttactcaatgttagcaagttgtgtaggtgtcaccatgatgtgtgggctatatccctaccgtccacccattttttccatttttcgatatcattttagagcataggtGAAAAACCTAGGTAGATCTtgagctcaagtagaccccaccataaaaagcaacaaggattgaatacataccattgaaaacttctttggggctacataagttttagatctacttcatttttaagcccatgttaTAAAATAatgttacaaaacagatgaatagtTTACATAtaacatatgtgttattctcaataatttcaaatgataatAAGTGCATCCATTCAATATACCATTATATTACAAATATAGCATGAAGTTAAGCTGATCTCGTGAAAACGGGGATAATTCCtgacatatgtaataattacctttttgatccttcccaataccatgcgccagaTTAAGGTTATCCCATGATAACGGGTCGGGACTCTGAACCATGGGCTGGCATAGAAGTTAAAGCTGGAACGCACTGTACAAATTCCGGAGCCGAGCATTGGATGCCGCCTGCAAGTTGGAAATGGTACAGAAGTGGCCGTTTCAGTAGCCCGAGGGACCACCCTAATTGTAGTTTGCAGGACCTAAAACTCAATATATATCCCATCATGAGCCCtcaaaaccgttcatatggtgggcctctACATGAATGGCTTACCTTGCACAAATCAAACTGTATGAATTATCCTCATCGTTCAATTAACAAACCCTTTTCTTCTTGTATATGAACTGTCACTCAAGTACACGAGTTTAGATCCCATGTGATGATCTTtttagtgtgtgtgtgtttatacaTTAGGGTCCATCCACCATGGGGTCTGCTAGATGAACGGTTGAAATTTTTGGATGGATGTTACGGAGGACTACATTTTGAAGTACTCCTGCGAGACACCTGCCAAAAAGCCAACCTTATTAGCTCTAGGACTGGTGGTGGCAGTGCCACATGGCGTCAGATACTTGCTGAAAAGGTGGGACCCAAGGTCATGAAGTGATGAGTAGTTGGAACGTTTCGACTCCCACCCAcgtggaggtgtggcccaccaccattGGACGGATTTGACGAAGTCAACAAaacgttggtgggacccactctcgAACGCAAATCTGACGTGGGCAAGGTACATCCTCTTATTTTCACGGTACTCGTGATGTGTGCAGTACCTGAAGACAGGCGAAATgcaaacgaaatgaaatgaaatgaaacgaaatgcAAATAAGATGTGAGTCCGTGTAGTACTATAAATAGAGAGTAGATGAGACGAGTTCCATGTGATTTTTTACGTATGAGTCATGGCCATAACTGACAATTTCTCCATGTGCTCATGCTCCAATTCTCCGACGTGGGTCATCTGCCGGCCATACATCCGGTGACCGGAAATATGCTGATGGTCTTGAAGACAAGTGTCGTGATGGCGAAAGGTCGGAAATATGGATCGAGCTATCGTGACCGTCTGTTGGGGAGTTACGGTTATGGTCGCGGTCATACGGTTAACGGCACGGATATATCGGAGCTAGTCGAAGAAGATGTGTGGTCCGTGATCGACCACGACGATTCGGATAGTGCAATCACTAGACGAAGTAATCAACGAAATGAGAGCGGCTCGGATTCGACGGTTCGATCGAGGCAGTGGGCCACGAGAGATGACCGTCAATTGGGTGGACTGTCATTAGCATTCGAGGAATCGGGGAAAGCGACGGCGAGGATCGTACACCAATTTCGTCCACATGATAGTAGTATGGAACCATCGAACGAGCGTGGTATGGCCACGTCAGCGCCTATGAACGTTCCTGATTGGCCTAAGATACTCCGAGTCGAGTCAGTTGAGTCATTGGGTGATGAGAATGGGACAGTGgagtatgatgatgatgatgctgagtGGGTCCCACCGCACGAGTATCTGGCACGTGAGTATGCTCAGAGCCAGAAGATGGCGGCCACGTCGGTGTTCGAGGGGGTGGGCCGCACGCTCAAGGGTCGGGATATGAGCCGTGTACGGAACGCGGTGTGGAGCCGAACCGGGTTCTTAGGTTAATTAAGAGATAATCTCAATTATTTTTGGCTGTGATTTGGCCATGTGAACTTGAGTGTTTTCTAGCCATTGAGCTTAAACAAAATTCCTACGGTGGAGATTGCACTTTCACCGTCTTTGATTGTATGTGTCCCACCTATTTCATATATTTATTAGTGGTTATTACCATTTATGCTTTTTATTTAATTTGAGAAAAGAGCTGTGTCACATACGGTGCATATTAGCAAGGGTCGTTTTTCTTGAGAAGAGGATGGATCCAATGCAAACGTTTTTAAAATAAGTTTAATGTATAAATTGACATGTGGGCCCCAACGATATGTGATAAtgaaatctaatccgttcatcatgtgggccctataatGTTCTCCTCGgtaaccaaaaatcaggccttaaacttctgatttttaaaaaattaaaaattaaaaattaaataattaaaaaaaaaattaaaagctcTTTAAGTTGTGGCCAACTTGGGTTCTTGGAAGGCGACTAATTTCTGAGTGTCCATTTATCCTGATTGGATACATTTTCTGAATTGATTAGATGGCATATGAAAACAGGTGGGTCTCGCATTCAATCTGAAAGGCTTTTAATGGAGGGGAACCACCCCAACAGTGCCgggcgtggattaggtactactCCTACCACGAGGTAGGTAGAGACAGATGCTCACGTgggatatatttatatatgttatTTATTTTAACttaacattttaaggcatgagctcaaaaaagagGAAGATGTAAGGCTCAAATTGGCTGGACCACGGGATTTAAAGCCTGCCGGTGAAAACTTCCTGAGAattgcaaaagttttgaatcaagttgatatttatgttttcactctATGTTATCTTaagaacaagttagatggcaaataaatatcataattTATACTAAAATGTTTTCAACTATAAATATTTAATCCCTaactttttgggctcattccctgaATGATTAGTCAAAATAGGTGGATGGAAAGGATAAGATATATTAAACATGGGGCCCCACGGCCCCTAACACGACAATAAGTCTCTTGCTTCCTCCTTGGTGGGGTACGTACCCAATCCACCCAAATGTACCCTGTGGAGTAGGAAGTGGATTGGGTGGTGAACCCAGCCCCACTTGTATCCCAAATGACCAGGCTTCgcaggggccaccatgatgtatatgttttattcataccaCCTATCTGTTTTGTCAACTCTTTTTAAGTTTAAGGCATGAATCTAAAATTaaagtatattcaaatctcaagcagaccacaccaaaGCAAATATTGTTaattgaaccatggccccttaaTAAATAGTtcaaattacaaataaacatcacaattaaCCCTCTAAACATTGTATctatggatgtcattatccccaccatTTTATGTTGTaaagtccacttgagcttcagatctgcttcatttttggactcaaggCATAAAATGAGTCAGCTAATGTaggaacagcatggatatacaacacatatactaCGGTGGGCAGGAGAGAACCTAACACCACCTAGTTGGGTGGTGTTCAggtcaccaaccaatccgcttccatttcttAGACTCAAGCATAACATCAGTGGGGCTCAGATATAGATGGATTGGATATCGTTaaaacataaaggtgggccctgcatgtagATTTATACGTTAAGCTTATCATCGAAACGATTGCATTGGATTCGGCCTTAAAATGTACTGAAAGTAACAAGCTTGCTTGGTGAATTCAAATTGGCAGGGGAGGGAATAAAGCTAGCACCATTTATCCGGTAGGACCCCCTCTCCCTACAATAAATGGGGAAGGACTAGCTTTTGGGAGTGCATTGCGTGTGGCCCGGCGTGGACGGACTCGGTTTAGTCAGGGGCTctgtgtggcccaatgtgatgtatgggtttcatccacgccgttcatccattttttcagatcatttttagATATGAcctaaaaaattaggcagatccaagggtCAAGTAAATTACGCAGTAgggagtggggattgaatgcccaccattaaaattttctttttggacacagaagttttggatcaatctgagatttgtgttttccctttattcaggccttttgaccttattaacaggttggatggaaaataaatatcacagtgggccgtcGGAAGGTTTCAAAGTAAGAGCCATTATCACCGttccttcctgtggtgtggtctacttgaggtttagatctgcctcattttttatccaatatcataaaataatctggaaatatttatggacggaatggataaacccCATAGATCACTTTGGGCCCCATAGAACCCCTGCCTGGACCGGATCTGTCCAgttgggggtaggacgcaatacgCTTCCCAGCTATTAGTAGCGTGTACGAATATTCGATTACGTAGTCCACACAACCCGTACCATCCAATGACTCTTATACGATGTCCCACAGCATTAACTTCACCACGATCTGTCAATCGTACCCGTTGAAGTTATGGGCTTTTGCTTGTTTGACTGGGCATGAGCTACCGGATTGTTCAAATAGTGGTTCTTTCCATCACGGTCAATCCATAGCTGGGCCCcttgatgaacggttcggatcaaaaAAGAAGGGCTCCGCTAGGGCGGTCAACAGGTCGCGTTCGACCGGGTCCTAGCTATGGACCCCGACCCGGATCTGATTGGGTTTGGTTACTGTGTTTGGACCTTGATTTTAGAGTCTTGGACCAAGTCGGGTCTACGTTGCATGTAGATGATCAGGCTCACCTAATTAGATGGACTTGATCACGCACGTGCACCACCTTAACAGCCTTATTCCATTGGTTgaataattaatttattatattatcAGAAATGCTCTGATGCCCTCATAGCACTATAAATTATAGTGCTTCTAGCTGTATTTAGTTGCATTGAGGCACCTAGactgtccaatccattgatctaggccGTTCACAAGGTCCCATACTCATTTCATGAGAAACCATGCAAGAATCACACTAATGCGACAGATATTAACCATTCGATCAGTGGCCTTAATTTGGACAGCAAAAATCATTTACCTAAAAATAGGTCTGgccaacaatctgatccatctattGGTTAGaaaccatcatggattgcttataattCTAAAAAAATCACTTTCTTTAGGCAATCGTATcattccatccatggcttggaaaaaaaggacggctaaagaaaataaggccaaatcaacgatggtctggatcatctgatcagtgtgattttttcacAGTAGCTCGAGAAAAATGCATTGGActcaatggacagttcagatcaactgATCGGACTGTCAAACTAAACTTAGGCGAGCACTTAAGCATTGCCAATCCAGACCTGTACCTAACCCCGTCTTAACCCGGTCCGAGACAGTGGGCCGAACTAACCTTACTGGACCCGTATTTAATGGGTTCTAAAACggtaaacctgaacccgaactgCTTTCTTGAAGGTTCAGAGAAATAGAGTCCAGACGtccagagcggattaggtgcgcccctgaccgtagggcccaccttgatgtatgtatattatatccaTGCAGCCCATCCACTTTCAAGCTCATTTAGAGCATGATCcccaaaaaaagaagcagatcctaATTTCAGgcgaaccacaccatagaaaacaatgattattgaacgtccaccattaaaaacttcttggggccgaTGGCAATGCCTacgataatgtttatatgtcatccaacttattagtaaggtcacacagatttggataaaaggaaaaaaacaaatatcagattgactcaatatttgtatggcccacaaaagtttttaatggtcattcaccactgtttcccatggtgaggtccacctcacttttggatctgcttcatttttgggctcatcccctaaaatgagctgggaaagatgaacggagtggatatacaagatGGGCCCACGATCAGGGCCCATTTATCATTGCGGGCTATACTGTTGGGTGCTCCTGCGGGGTACTTGTCCTTGTCTTGATGGTGGGACGATAGGGTAGTGGGCCCCAAGATTTTAGACATGAGAAGGAGGTGTATGAAACAAACATAGATGTGTTTCACTGACTTTTTGCAGAAAAGGACTGGGCCTTTTGGCTCAGAGGCTCCACAGCCACTACTTTATTTTTCTGATCAGATGCTTGAATATTATATGGGCCCATCACTATCATCCACCTATTTCACTTGGATTCTTTTACTCATGCAATGAATTGAATATAAGGAGAATCCTATGATCTTCAATCAGAGTAGGTTATGGACAATGCACAGTAgactcttcatttttattttattttttgtttatgacaagtggggcccaccgttcacttatctggaccgttgatctttTGGGTGCCGTCGTGGATTAATGATGCACTGAAAATCTTCTTGATACAAGAACCTTAATCTTTCATTTCATGGAGGGCAAATAAACCAGTGAGAAGTTAAACAGATCAATGGTCCAGCTTCAACTGGATAGAGGCCCAAGATTTGTGTGTATGATATTCtattctgggagatttttgggaagAGTTCCATCCACAGTGGATATCAAGAAACCAACGGTTTTGATCAATGGAATATTCTGGATCccatttgtaaattttgaaattttagtgTACTACATCTTCATcaggatactctggcagagtacaatagatgatacacaggcacttataaattaattataaactGCTTAAGGGGGCATataagtaatttaaattaaaccatTCGAATTATGGGTCCCAAGATGTATCAAAATctagaattttcttttatttgattatttaaccGTCCGATTGGAAGACatttatttgatggttaaaaaaacaaaagaaacaaaaataaaaaaatccaaaccgGTGACAATGAATGCAAGGTTAGGAATTTTCCTCACGTCTGAATTTGGGATTGTGACGTAGAAATTGATAGAAATGGACCGTTCCACAGCTCAGCAGGTTTTATTTTCAGTTATTAATATACACTGAACTGGAATCCTCTAGAACACTTGTTTTAGGGACCACGGAGTGCGTACAACACACAAATTTGTGGGGACAACCAATGTTGAATATGtagaatccacaccatctagtggGTTTTTATCCTCCATGTTAGCTATTAGGACTAAAGTTCAGCTGGATCCACAACTAagatggtccacaccacatggaaaAATATGGatgagatgccaaccataggCTTGAGTGGGGGCCACTATggcgtgtatctttcatcaaaaccgttaatcaTGTTTTACTCACCAAGATGAAGATAAGAAATAAAAAGTATCCTGATAACAAATTCGAGGAAGCCATGTTGTGTGAACTTAGTCGTTTTGAGAGAAATTCTACTTTGTTtccataggtggggtccatattagTGGTAAATTAGGTTTATATAATGTatgtatggtccaaatgatgattctcacctgatgaacggagtggattttacatatacaacatgatggACCCTATAAGAATGGAATGTTTTATGTGTTACAAAAGGGTTTTGTAGACAGTACTGATCCGTATTCATCAAGTGTACGATTCAGAATGCCTGCATATCATGGACACTGATTGGCACGGCCACTAGccctttgtgggtcccaccatgatatatgtgttttatccatactgttcatttatttttctcgCTCGGTATaaaacatgagctaaaaaataaggtagatccaaacatTAGGTGTACCGTTTTATAGAAAaccatggtgattgaacacccaccattgaaagtttCCAAGGATATAAAAGTTTTCAGTCCAGCAGA
This region of Magnolia sinica isolate HGM2019 chromosome 1, MsV1, whole genome shotgun sequence genomic DNA includes:
- the LOC131240167 gene encoding protein S40-5-like; this translates as MLQFSDVGHLPAIHPVTGNMLMVLKTSVVMAKGRKYGSSYRDRLLGSYGYGRGHTVNGTDISELVEEDVWSVIDHDDSDSAITRRSNQRNESGSDSTVRSRQWATRDDRQLGGLSLAFEESGKATARIVHQFRPHDSSMEPSNERGMATSAPMNVPDWPKILRVESVESLGDENGTVEYDDDDAEWVPPHEYLAREYAQSQKMAATSVFEGVGRTLKGRDMSRVRNAVWSRTGFLG